The following proteins are co-located in the Anas platyrhynchos isolate ZD024472 breed Pekin duck chromosome 1, IASCAAS_PekinDuck_T2T, whole genome shotgun sequence genome:
- the LGALS2 gene encoding galectin-2 → MSEKFEIFNLDMKVGDTLKVKGKISGDAEGFSINLGSSSSDLALHFNPRFTETVIVCNSRCGNAWQAEHRDHHFCFSRDSTVKILIEFLRDKFKVTLPDDHHVEFPNRHSFDKLKYMSIKGGFRVTSFKLD, encoded by the exons ATGTCT GAAAAATTCGAGATCTTCAACCTGGATATGAAGGTCGGGGACACCCTGAAGGTGAAGGGCAAGATCTCCGGCGATGCTGAAGG CTTCTCCATCAACCTCGGCAGCAGCTCCTCGGACCTGGCGCTTCACTTCAACCCCCGCTTCACCGAGACGGTCATCGTCTGCAACTCCCGCTGCGGCAATGCCTGGCAGGCCGAGCACCGTGACCACCACTTCTGTTTCTCCAGGGACAGCACAGTCAAG atccTCATTGAATTCCTGCGAGACAAGTTCAAGGTGACGCTGCCGGATGATCACCACGTGGAGTTCCCCAATCGGCACAGCTTTGACAAGCTCAAGTACATGAGCATCAAGGGAGGCTTCAGGGTCACCTCCTTCAAGCTGGATTGA
- the CDC42EP1 gene encoding cdc42 effector protein 1 isoform X2: MSLGKLPVLSWVSGSHGKRRLKSELTPDMISPPLGDFRHTMHVGRGGDVFGDTSFLSNHGGAETAKANNFFTRTLRHVRRTPLRSRGSGSQVVASPEPPAISPIIKNAVSLPQLNEATYDGGGGGLTSKFSFKSASNSFSKTHQAYGLESGFCTIPRVPRLEKAQENTFPGDAELARSDSLLSFRLDLGPSLMSELLQVMSFSETNGSEAAEDNRDLPGSHTVPQGEGTEDGVPPGPDASHGEVKATSSFWDRSGQASSLLGLSVRANGEAHAIERAREDPGWASGPGAAPGGTLWQGHWNDCSIEAGEFERAAQVLARHYGGTSTPRSPEKGEGARQGRTQAAWESPSSSLWRSQVTAARRSPETPWNQGDEDEEEEEEEAELPSLQEGYTGSRGGRSNSFEYADEEEEEDDEVKGL; this comes from the exons ATGAGCCTGGGGAAGCTGCCGGTGCTCAGCTGGGTGTCGGGCTCCCACGGCAAGCGGCGGCTGAAGTCGGAGCTGACACCCGACATGATCAGCCCGCCGCTGGGGGACTTTCGGCACACCATGCACGTGGGGCGTGGCGGGGACGTCTTCGGGGACACCTCCTTCCTCAGCAACCACGGAGGGGCCGAGACGGCCAAAGCCAACAACTTCTTCACCCGGACGCTGCGGCACGTCCGACGGACGCCCCTGAGGAGCCGGGGCAGCGGGAGCCAGGTGGTGGCATCGCCCGAGCCGCCCGCCATCTCTCCCATCATCAAGAACGCCGTCTCGCTGCCACAGCTCAACGAGGCGACGTACGACGGGGGAGGCGGAGGTTTGACCAGCAAGTTCTCCTTCAAAAGCGCCTCCAACAGCTTCTCCAAAACGCACCAGGCCTACG GGCTGGAGTCTGGCTTTTGCACCATCCCTCGCGTCCCTCGCCTGGAAAAGGCCCAGGAGAACACCTTCCCCGGGGACGCAGAGCTCGCCCGCTCGGACTCCCTGCTGTCCTTCCGCCTGGACCTGGGGCCCTCCCTGATGAGCGAGCTCCTCCAGGTGATGAGCTTCTCCGAAACCAACGGCAGCGAGGCAGCGGAGGACAACCGAGACCTGCCTGGCAGCCACACAGTCCCGCAGGGTGAGGGGACCGAGGATGGGGTCCCTCCAGGACCTGATGCATCCCACGGAGAGGTGAAGGCAACGTCCAGCTTCTGGGACCGCTCCGGGCAGGCCAGCTCGCTGCTGGGGCTTTCCGTCCGTGCCAACGGGGAGGCACACGCCATCGAGCGTGCCAGAGAGGACCCGGGCTGGGCTTCGGGGCCGGGGGCAGCACCCGGAGGGACCCTGTGGCAAGGGCATTGGAACGACTGCTCCATCGAGGCGGGAGAGTTCGAGCGGGCAGCCCAGGTCCTGGCTCGCCATTACGGGGGGACGAGCACCCCACGCAGCCCGGAGAAGGGTGAGGGTGCCCGGCAAGGCCGGACACAAGCCGCGTGggagagccccagcagcagcctgtggcgGTCGCAAGTGACAGCGGCGAGACGGTCCCCAGAGACCCCCTGGAACCAAGGagatgaagatgaagaggaggaggaggaggaggccgagcTCCCCAGCCTGCAGGAGGGGTACactggcagccggggggggcgcAGCAATTCCTTCGAGTATGccgatgaggaggaggaggaggacgatgAAGTCAAG ggacTTTGA
- the CDC42EP1 gene encoding cdc42 effector protein 1 isoform X1 codes for MSLGKLPVLSWVSGSHGKRRLKSELTPDMISPPLGDFRHTMHVGRGGDVFGDTSFLSNHGGAETAKANNFFTRTLRHVRRTPLRSRGSGSQVVASPEPPAISPIIKNAVSLPQLNEATYDGGGGGLTSKFSFKSASNSFSKTHQAYGLESGFCTIPRVPRLEKAQENTFPGDAELARSDSLLSFRLDLGPSLMSELLQVMSFSETNGSEAAEDNRDLPGSHTVPQGEGTEDGVPPGPDASHGEVKATSSFWDRSGQASSLLGLSVRANGEAHAIERAREDPGWASGPGAAPGGTLWQGHWNDCSIEAGEFERAAQVLARHYGGTSTPRSPEKGEGARQGRTQAAWESPSSSLWRSQVTAARRSPETPWNQGDEDEEEEEEEAELPSLQEGYTGSRGGRSNSFEYADEEEEEDDEVKTSRVLPPSAVGGGELPISSFSAYFTLLPQGL; via the exons ATGAGCCTGGGGAAGCTGCCGGTGCTCAGCTGGGTGTCGGGCTCCCACGGCAAGCGGCGGCTGAAGTCGGAGCTGACACCCGACATGATCAGCCCGCCGCTGGGGGACTTTCGGCACACCATGCACGTGGGGCGTGGCGGGGACGTCTTCGGGGACACCTCCTTCCTCAGCAACCACGGAGGGGCCGAGACGGCCAAAGCCAACAACTTCTTCACCCGGACGCTGCGGCACGTCCGACGGACGCCCCTGAGGAGCCGGGGCAGCGGGAGCCAGGTGGTGGCATCGCCCGAGCCGCCCGCCATCTCTCCCATCATCAAGAACGCCGTCTCGCTGCCACAGCTCAACGAGGCGACGTACGACGGGGGAGGCGGAGGTTTGACCAGCAAGTTCTCCTTCAAAAGCGCCTCCAACAGCTTCTCCAAAACGCACCAGGCCTACG GGCTGGAGTCTGGCTTTTGCACCATCCCTCGCGTCCCTCGCCTGGAAAAGGCCCAGGAGAACACCTTCCCCGGGGACGCAGAGCTCGCCCGCTCGGACTCCCTGCTGTCCTTCCGCCTGGACCTGGGGCCCTCCCTGATGAGCGAGCTCCTCCAGGTGATGAGCTTCTCCGAAACCAACGGCAGCGAGGCAGCGGAGGACAACCGAGACCTGCCTGGCAGCCACACAGTCCCGCAGGGTGAGGGGACCGAGGATGGGGTCCCTCCAGGACCTGATGCATCCCACGGAGAGGTGAAGGCAACGTCCAGCTTCTGGGACCGCTCCGGGCAGGCCAGCTCGCTGCTGGGGCTTTCCGTCCGTGCCAACGGGGAGGCACACGCCATCGAGCGTGCCAGAGAGGACCCGGGCTGGGCTTCGGGGCCGGGGGCAGCACCCGGAGGGACCCTGTGGCAAGGGCATTGGAACGACTGCTCCATCGAGGCGGGAGAGTTCGAGCGGGCAGCCCAGGTCCTGGCTCGCCATTACGGGGGGACGAGCACCCCACGCAGCCCGGAGAAGGGTGAGGGTGCCCGGCAAGGCCGGACACAAGCCGCGTGggagagccccagcagcagcctgtggcgGTCGCAAGTGACAGCGGCGAGACGGTCCCCAGAGACCCCCTGGAACCAAGGagatgaagatgaagaggaggaggaggaggaggccgagcTCCCCAGCCTGCAGGAGGGGTACactggcagccggggggggcgcAGCAATTCCTTCGAGTATGccgatgaggaggaggaggaggacgatgAAGTCAAG ACCTCCCGGGTCCTCCCTCCCAGCGCTGTTGGAGGCGGCGAACTCcccatttcctcattttctgcatatttcactctccttccccagggacTTTGA
- the CDC42EP1 gene encoding cdc42 effector protein 1 isoform X3: MSLGKLPVLSWVSGSHGKRRLKSELTPDMISPPLGDFRHTMHVGRGGDVFGDTSFLSNHGGAETAKANNFFTRTLRHVRRTPLRSRGSGSQVVASPEPPAISPIIKNAVSLPQLNEATYDGGGGGLTSKFSFKSASNSFSKTHQAYGLESGFCTIPRVPRLEKAQENTFPGDAELARSDSLLSFRLDLGPSLMSELLQVMSFSETNGSEAAEDNRDLPGSHTVPQGEGTEDGVPPGPDASHGEVKATSSFWDRSGQASSLLGLSVRANGEAHAIERAREDPGWASGPGAAPGGTLWQGHWNDCSIEAGEFERAAQVLARHYGGTSTPRSPEKGEGARQGRTQAAWESPSSSLWRSQVTAARRSPETPWNQGDEDEEEEEEEAELPSLQEGYTGSRGGRSNSFEYADEEEEEDDEVKV, translated from the exons ATGAGCCTGGGGAAGCTGCCGGTGCTCAGCTGGGTGTCGGGCTCCCACGGCAAGCGGCGGCTGAAGTCGGAGCTGACACCCGACATGATCAGCCCGCCGCTGGGGGACTTTCGGCACACCATGCACGTGGGGCGTGGCGGGGACGTCTTCGGGGACACCTCCTTCCTCAGCAACCACGGAGGGGCCGAGACGGCCAAAGCCAACAACTTCTTCACCCGGACGCTGCGGCACGTCCGACGGACGCCCCTGAGGAGCCGGGGCAGCGGGAGCCAGGTGGTGGCATCGCCCGAGCCGCCCGCCATCTCTCCCATCATCAAGAACGCCGTCTCGCTGCCACAGCTCAACGAGGCGACGTACGACGGGGGAGGCGGAGGTTTGACCAGCAAGTTCTCCTTCAAAAGCGCCTCCAACAGCTTCTCCAAAACGCACCAGGCCTACG GGCTGGAGTCTGGCTTTTGCACCATCCCTCGCGTCCCTCGCCTGGAAAAGGCCCAGGAGAACACCTTCCCCGGGGACGCAGAGCTCGCCCGCTCGGACTCCCTGCTGTCCTTCCGCCTGGACCTGGGGCCCTCCCTGATGAGCGAGCTCCTCCAGGTGATGAGCTTCTCCGAAACCAACGGCAGCGAGGCAGCGGAGGACAACCGAGACCTGCCTGGCAGCCACACAGTCCCGCAGGGTGAGGGGACCGAGGATGGGGTCCCTCCAGGACCTGATGCATCCCACGGAGAGGTGAAGGCAACGTCCAGCTTCTGGGACCGCTCCGGGCAGGCCAGCTCGCTGCTGGGGCTTTCCGTCCGTGCCAACGGGGAGGCACACGCCATCGAGCGTGCCAGAGAGGACCCGGGCTGGGCTTCGGGGCCGGGGGCAGCACCCGGAGGGACCCTGTGGCAAGGGCATTGGAACGACTGCTCCATCGAGGCGGGAGAGTTCGAGCGGGCAGCCCAGGTCCTGGCTCGCCATTACGGGGGGACGAGCACCCCACGCAGCCCGGAGAAGGGTGAGGGTGCCCGGCAAGGCCGGACACAAGCCGCGTGggagagccccagcagcagcctgtggcgGTCGCAAGTGACAGCGGCGAGACGGTCCCCAGAGACCCCCTGGAACCAAGGagatgaagatgaagaggaggaggaggaggaggccgagcTCCCCAGCCTGCAGGAGGGGTACactggcagccggggggggcgcAGCAATTCCTTCGAGTATGccgatgaggaggaggaggaggacgatgAAGTCAAGGTGTGA